The sequence GAGCTTATCCGGGCCAAACAGCAAAAAGCCGAAGACCACGATGATCGCGAGCTCACCCTCTCCAATACCAAACACACATACCTCCAAGGCTCGATGTGAGTCGAGCCCGCACCGCGCCATTCGGCCGGAACTCGTCTATTCATTCGGTCAAGTATAGCGCCCGGACGCCAAAACGTCCGAGCGCATCACAAACATATGCCAAACGGCACGCCCTTTTGGGGGCAAAGATTATGCAGCGGTGATCGAAATCTCCTGGTCGACACCCAGCAGCTGAACCACGCGCATCACCGGGGGCTGCACGTTAACGCAGCTAAAGCGCTTACCGTGGTCGACCGCGTGGTGTGCGGCGCCCACGAGCACGCCGATGCCCGTCGAATCGATGTAGCTCACCTGGGCAAAATCGAGCTCAACGGCCTCAGTGGGCTGCTCGAGCGCCAGGTCGATGGCATTGCGCAGGCTATCGGCGTTAGAGATATCGATCTCGCCGGTCACCCTAATGGTGTAGAGCTCTGGCGTGGGGTTGGTGGAAATACCCAAATCCATGTATACGCTCCTTTACGTATCGAAAGTGCGGATAGTACGGGAAGCCGCGCGTTAGGCGCGCTCGGCACGCGCAAGCTCGGCAGCGACAAGCTTAACGGCCAGCACCAGCACATCGAGCGCGGCCTCCAGGTCCTCGACCGTGGGATAGCTCGGCGCGATGCGGATGTTGGTGTCGCGCGGGTCCTTGCCATAGGGCCAGGTAGCACCGGCCGGCGTGAGCTTGACGCCCAGGTCTGCGCAAAGCGCGGCGACCTTCTGGGCCGAGCCCTCGGGACCATCGAAACTCACAAAGTAGCCGCCGCGGGGGTGCGTCCAGGTGGCGCAGCCCGTGTCGCCCAAGCCCTCGGTGAGCTTGCGCTCGACGGCCTCAAAGCGCGGACGCAAAAACTCGGCATGCTTTTTCATGTGCTCCTTGACCGCCTCGATGGTAGGAAGGAAGCGCACGTGACGCAGCTGGTTGAGCTTGTCGGCGCTGATGAGGCCGGCCTTCAGGCGCTTTGAGAACTCGGCGATGACCGCGGGGCTCGCACCGATAAAGCCGATGCCGGCGCCCGGGAAGGTAATCTTGGACGTCGAGGCAAAGGCCACCACGCGGTCCTCGGTGCCCGCCGCGCGAGCGAGGTCAAAGATGTTGGCGAGCTCGTCGGTCTCGTCGTACAGATCGTGCACGCAGTAGGCGTTGTCCCAGAAGATGCGGAAATCGGGCGCGGCCGTGGGCATCTCGACCAGGCGGCGCACAGTATCCTCGCTAAAGGTGATGCCCGTGGGGTTGGAATACTTGGGCACGCACCAGATACCCTTGATGGAATCGTCGGCGGCAACGAGGCGCTCGATCTCGTCCATGTCGGGGCCGTTGTCGGTCATCGAGACGGGGACGTTCTCGATGCCCAAGTCGGCGGTAATGCCAAAGTGGCGATCGTAGCCGGGAACGGGGCACAGGAACTTGACCTTCTTGCCGTCGTGCGCGGCCTCGTAGGCGTCCCAAGGCTCACTGCCGCACGAACCGCAACGCCAGAACATGCCGGCGATGTCGTGCTCGATCAAAAGGCTCGACGAGCCCAGCACAAGCGTCTGCTCGGCGGGGCAGCCCAGGAACTCCCCTGCCAGCTTGCGTGCCGAAGGAATACCCTCGAAGCAGCCGTAGTTGGAGCAGTCGACGTTGCCATCGTGCAGATCGGCGTCGGCGTTGAGGATATCGAGCATGGGTCGAGAGATGTCCACCTGGGAGGGCGACGGCTTGCCGCGGGCCATGTCGAGCGCCAGGCCCTTGGCCTTGACCTCGGCGACCTCGGCTTTGAGTGCCTCGATAGCGGCATCGAGTTCGGTGGTTTCCATCTTCTGGTAGATCGTCTGCATGGGGTGCGACCTTTCGCGAAGCGGTACGTTGCAGTTCGTCTAAGTATAGACCGCCACCGCCGCAACGTTATGAAGCCGTGATAGATTAAGTCCATCGCAATAAATTACGAATCGCCGCGCATGCCGGCGTGGGGCGCCCAAGGAGGCACTATGGAGTATGGAACGTTCCAGGCCGAGGAATTCGGCGACCTGCAGCGCCTGGTCGACGGACTGTTTTACGACCGCCACGCCATCGACCGCCTGGATCTGATCGTACAGGCCGAGATCTTGGACCTCGCGCCCGACCTCATGGAAATCGTCAACCTTTTGCCGCCCGGCTACTACGACCGCCAATCGCTTTGCGACCAGCTCAACTCCGCCTTGGCCGCCCACGGCTGGGGCGCCGTCTACGGAACGGTGGAATAAGCCTCGAGGCCGACGATTTGGCCCGTTTCCCGACCCTGGCGAGGCTTGTTTTAGGGCTTGTGGCCAAAAAAGGGCAAATATGAGTACTGTTACCTTTTTAGTAGCAGCGATTCTCGGTCGAAATCGGCAAAACTCGACTTGAAACTGGTAGCGCGCAGAGATGTGGTGTAAGAGGCGGGGCATGCCCCGCCTCCGCCCTTTCTTGAAAGGGAGGGGACACCGCCTAGAATTCGTCGTTGGAGTAATGAAGGTGACGAATGGAAGGAAAGGCGATGCCCCAAGAAGAGAGTGTACTGCGCCTCGGCCGCGACGAGGCCCTCGAGGCGGCGAGGCTTTGGCAGGAGTGCGGCGACGCGCGCGAGTTCGCGTGCAGGGTGCTGGGCAGCGTGATGAACGCGCTGATGGACTCCGAGGCCCAGCAGATGTGCGGCGCGAGCCGCAACGAGCGCAGCGACGGCAGGGAGAACAGCCGCAACGGCTACCGCCCCAGGTCGCTCAAGACCGCCGTGGGCGACGTGGAGCTCGAGATACCCAAGCTCAGGCACGGCACCTACTACCCCGAGGGCATGCTCGCGCGATGGTCGCGCGTCGACACCTCGGTGGCCGCCATCGTGCAGGAGATGTACGTATGCGGCGTGTCCACCCGCAAGGTCGAGCGCGTGGCGTCCAAGCTGGGCATATCCTCGCTGTCGAGCTCGGAGGTCTCGAGCCTCTGCTCCGACCTCGACGCCGAGGTGGCGGAGTTCCGCCGCCGCGACCTGTCGGGCACGCCGTGCTGCTACCTGTGGCTCGACGCCACCTACATGAGCTGCAGGGTCGGCTCGTCGGTCGTCTCGCAGGGCGTCGTGACCGCGATCGGGCTGGGCGCCGACGGGCGCAAGCACTTCCTGGGCTGCGACGTGGTCGACACCGAGAGCGAGGACTCCTGGGCGGCATTCCTCGGCGGGCTGCGCGAGCGCGGGCTGGCCGGCGTTCGCCTCGTGGTCTCCGACAGCCACGCCGGGCTCGTGGCCGCCGTCTCGCGCCTGTTCCAGGGCTGCGCCTGGCAGCGCTGCGTGACGCACCTGCAGCGCAACCTCCAGAGCGCCTGCTCGGGCAGGCCCGAGGACTCCAAGGCGGCCGTCAGGGACCTCGTGCACGCCGCGGTCTACCAGGACGACCCCGACCTCGCGCGCTGCGTGTGGGCCGAGGCGGCGCCCTGGGTGGCGTCGGTGTCCGCCAGGGCCGGCGAGGTCTTCGAGCAGGCCGAGGACTCCGCGCTGGCGTTCACGGCCTTCCCCAGGGCGCACTGGGCCAAGCTCCGCACCAACAACGTCCAGGAGCGCGCCAACCGCGAGATCAAGCGCCGCTACAGGGTCGTGCAGTCCTTCCCCTCGAGGGAGTCGATGCTGCGCCTGACGTGCGCGAGCCTCATGGAGACCGAGGGACAGTGGTCCCAGCAGCGCGTGTTCTCCGAGGCCTCGGCCGCCGAGGGCTTCGCCGAGCCCGCGGACAGGCCGGCCCCGACAGAGGGGAGGCGCCGCGCGCTCGGGCGGCGCGCCAGGGAGATAGTGGACGAGATAGTCGAGAGGCGCGGTCTCAAGAAGGAGTAATATCGGGACTTGCAGCGACGGACCTCAGGACGCTCTTACACCACGTCTGCGCGCGCCACCTTGAAACTCCCTAATCACCGTCAGCTAGCGCCAAATTGGAAGTCGATGGTCACTCATTAACGTACAGTTCTTATAACTTTGTTCATTATTTTCCGCACCTAAAATGATACGCCGTTTGTGACAGTACTCACAAACGGCGTTTTTTGGCCACGGGGGTATCTGGCAGTGGGCCAGTAGCACCCTGATCCGAGTTTCGAACGCATCCAAACCGGTTCTGGTGTCTGTTTTCGAGCTTTTACTCGCCCTTGGGCGCGGGGTGCTTGCAGACCACGCTCATGTAGATCATGCCGAGCACGGCAGCGGTGACCGAACCGGCAAGGATGGCGGCCTTGGCAGCCAGAACCTCAAACTGGGCCGTCGGGAAGGCAAGACCGCTAATGAGAATCGACATGGTAAAGCCGATACCGCCCAGAATGCCCACACCGGCAATCATGTGCCAGTTGACATTGTGCGGCAGCTCACAGACCCTAAACTTAACCAGGGCAAACGTCATGCCAAAGATGCCGATCGGCTTGCCCAGCAGCATGCCAAAGTACACGCCGAGCGTCACCGGGTCGGTGAGCAGCGTGCTCATGTCCACGCCCACCAGGCGAACCTGTGCGTTCACGAACGCAAAGATCGGCAGAATCACAAAGTTGACCGGCGTGGAGATCAGACGCTCCATGCGGATGAGCGGCGGGGTCACGCGGTGCATGACGCGCTCGACCTTGGTGGTCGAGACGGTAAAGTCATGCTGGCCCAGGATGTGTGCCTCGTCGTCGTAGCGGTCATCGAGCAGCGGCAGGCACTCGCCCAACCAATCGGTGAGGCTATCGAGCTTAACGCCGCACTTGGCCGGGATGGTAAAGGCCAAGATGACGCCAGCAAGTGTGGCATGTACGCCGCTCTTGAACATGCAGAACCACAACAGCAGACCCAGTACCGAATACGGGGCAAGGCGGTAATGCTGCGTCTTGTTGAGCCACACGAGCGCGCAGGTCACAAGCGCGGCGGCGCCCAACCAAAACGGATTGGGGCTCTGACCGTAGAAGATGGCGATGGCGGCGATGGAGATGAGGTCGTCGGCGATGGCGAGCGTCGAGAAGAACACGCGCACGCCGTTGGGCACGCGATTGCCCAAAAGCGACAGCACGCCCAGCGCAAAGGCAATATCGGTTGCCATGGGGATGGCCCAACCGTTGTGGGCGCCGGCATGGTTAAAGATCAGGTAGATGCAGGCGGGAACGACGACGCCGCCCACGGCCGCCAGCATGGGAAGCATGGCCTGACGCGGATTCTTGAGCTCGCCGACCGTCATCTCGTACTTAAGCTCAATGCCCACCAGCAAAAAGAAAATCGCCATGAGGAAGTCGTTGACGAAAAGCTCAACGGTGAGACCGGCCGTAAGGTTGCCCAGACCCACATACAGCGGGGTCTCCAAAAAGTGATGGATGGCCTCATAGGCATCGGTGTTGGCGCAAACGACGGCGGCGATGGCGGCGAAGACCATGACGGCGGCGGAAATCGTGCCGTTCTCGGCGATGCGCTCCCAAATGTCGTGGCGCTCAAAACGCTTGCGCTCACGAACGTTGAACAGCTGCTCGGGTGCTGCCATGGGCGGCTCCTTTCACGGGAAGGCTCCCGTCTTAAAAAAGCACGGCCCGCCCAAGTGGCGGCGCCGCGCTCTAACGTATTACGCTTGCATCCAGCCTACCCTGCACGACAAGCGCACAAGCACGGCCGAAAAGCGGAACCACAGGTTGAACATTATTTGCTCAACGGCACGGGCACGCCCGTCCAAGAGACGACGCGGCGCCGTGCACAAAAAACGACCGGAGCGCGGGGTGTCCGCGATCCGGTCGTGGCATTTGGTCAACTAAACCTAGCAGGCGGCCATAATGGGGGCAGCGACCTGCTTCTTACGGGAGAGGACGCCCGGCATCCAGACGCCGTCGTGCTCGTCGGCAATGCCCAGGCCCTTCTGAGCGGCCTCGGTCTCGCCCTCGAGCAGGACCTGCGAGCCCTCCTCCATAATGTCGGTGATGCACAGAACAATGCCGTCAGCACCCTTCTCGGCGGCGTAGGCGCGCATGGCCTCGCGAATCTCGTCGATCATGCCGAGCGCACGGCTCTTGTCGACGGTCTCGTACTGGCCGATGAGTAGCTTCTTGCCGGCGGGCTCAAACATCTTGATGTCGTTGCCGACCATCTCGGCTGCGGTGAAGGAGCCGGACGGACGGGTAAGGAAGACCTCCATGCCAAACTTGACCGGGTCGACGCCCACCTGCTCGCCGAGCTTGGCGGCGACGGCGCGGTCGACATCGGTGGTGGTGGGGCTCTTGAGCATGAGCGTGTCGGTCATCATGGCCGAGAGCAGCAGCTTAGCCTGGACGTCGGAAAGCTCAACGCCGAGCACGCCGGCGAGCTTGGTGACGATGGTGCAGCTGGAGCCCCAGGGCAGGCAGATGTAGTGCAGCGGGCCGGCGGTCTCGAAGTCACCGATGCGGTGATGGTCGACAACGCCAAAGACCGTGGCGTCCTTAAGGCCGGCGACGGACTGGGCGGACTCGTTGTGGTCGGTGAGGACGACGAGCTGACCGGCCTCGACGGACTCGATCACGCGAGGCTCGGCGATACCGGCGTCGGAGAGCAGCTTGGCGGACTCTGCCGGAAGCTGACCAAGGGCGCAGGCCTCGTAGGTGTTGCCGGCATACTCAACCTGGTTGAGCAGCTGGGACAGGACGACGGCGCTCATGATGGCGTCGTTATCGGGGTTCTGGTGACCAAAGACAAGAACGTTTGCCATGGATATCCTCCACTTGATATGTGTACTTGGACGTAGCTATGGTAGCACGCTGGCGCCGAGCCTTCTGAGACGGAAGGGC is a genomic window of Collinsella aerofaciens containing:
- a CDS encoding STAS domain-containing protein; the encoded protein is MDLGISTNPTPELYTIRVTGEIDISNADSLRNAIDLALEQPTEAVELDFAQVSYIDSTGIGVLVGAAHHAVDHGKRFSCVNVQPPVMRVVQLLGVDQEISITAA
- a CDS encoding aminotransferase class I/II-fold pyridoxal phosphate-dependent enzyme codes for the protein MQTIYQKMETTELDAAIEALKAEVAEVKAKGLALDMARGKPSPSQVDISRPMLDILNADADLHDGNVDCSNYGCFEGIPSARKLAGEFLGCPAEQTLVLGSSSLLIEHDIAGMFWRCGSCGSEPWDAYEAAHDGKKVKFLCPVPGYDRHFGITADLGIENVPVSMTDNGPDMDEIERLVAADDSIKGIWCVPKYSNPTGITFSEDTVRRLVEMPTAAPDFRIFWDNAYCVHDLYDETDELANIFDLARAAGTEDRVVAFASTSKITFPGAGIGFIGASPAVIAEFSKRLKAGLISADKLNQLRHVRFLPTIEAVKEHMKKHAEFLRPRFEAVERKLTEGLGDTGCATWTHPRGGYFVSFDGPEGSAQKVAALCADLGVKLTPAGATWPYGKDPRDTNIRIAPSYPTVEDLEAALDVLVLAVKLVAAELARAERA
- a CDS encoding IS256 family transposase, translated to MEGKAMPQEESVLRLGRDEALEAARLWQECGDAREFACRVLGSVMNALMDSEAQQMCGASRNERSDGRENSRNGYRPRSLKTAVGDVELEIPKLRHGTYYPEGMLARWSRVDTSVAAIVQEMYVCGVSTRKVERVASKLGISSLSSSEVSSLCSDLDAEVAEFRRRDLSGTPCCYLWLDATYMSCRVGSSVVSQGVVTAIGLGADGRKHFLGCDVVDTESEDSWAAFLGGLRERGLAGVRLVVSDSHAGLVAAVSRLFQGCAWQRCVTHLQRNLQSACSGRPEDSKAAVRDLVHAAVYQDDPDLARCVWAEAAPWVASVSARAGEVFEQAEDSALAFTAFPRAHWAKLRTNNVQERANREIKRRYRVVQSFPSRESMLRLTCASLMETEGQWSQQRVFSEASAAEGFAEPADRPAPTEGRRRALGRRAREIVDEIVERRGLKKE
- the nhaA gene encoding Na+/H+ antiporter NhaA: MAAPEQLFNVRERKRFERHDIWERIAENGTISAAVMVFAAIAAVVCANTDAYEAIHHFLETPLYVGLGNLTAGLTVELFVNDFLMAIFFLLVGIELKYEMTVGELKNPRQAMLPMLAAVGGVVVPACIYLIFNHAGAHNGWAIPMATDIAFALGVLSLLGNRVPNGVRVFFSTLAIADDLISIAAIAIFYGQSPNPFWLGAAALVTCALVWLNKTQHYRLAPYSVLGLLLWFCMFKSGVHATLAGVILAFTIPAKCGVKLDSLTDWLGECLPLLDDRYDDEAHILGQHDFTVSTTKVERVMHRVTPPLIRMERLISTPVNFVILPIFAFVNAQVRLVGVDMSTLLTDPVTLGVYFGMLLGKPIGIFGMTFALVKFRVCELPHNVNWHMIAGVGILGGIGFTMSILISGLAFPTAQFEVLAAKAAILAGSVTAAVLGMIYMSVVCKHPAPKGE
- a CDS encoding manganese-dependent inorganic pyrophosphatase; translation: MANVLVFGHQNPDNDAIMSAVVLSQLLNQVEYAGNTYEACALGQLPAESAKLLSDAGIAEPRVIESVEAGQLVVLTDHNESAQSVAGLKDATVFGVVDHHRIGDFETAGPLHYICLPWGSSCTIVTKLAGVLGVELSDVQAKLLLSAMMTDTLMLKSPTTTDVDRAVAAKLGEQVGVDPVKFGMEVFLTRPSGSFTAAEMVGNDIKMFEPAGKKLLIGQYETVDKSRALGMIDEIREAMRAYAAEKGADGIVLCITDIMEEGSQVLLEGETEAAQKGLGIADEHDGVWMPGVLSRKKQVAAPIMAAC